One window of Chloroflexus aggregans DSM 9485 genomic DNA carries:
- a CDS encoding PAS domain S-box protein, translated as MANMSPIQRLIQAYIGGLILIALASIGGYWLLTVHSQRLDQYDQLLNTTHQQQIRAQQIALLANELALFADASQAASLRAELHVLRDELWQTHQRLLADIPADVLDHTTTTLERFLTYVDNLVAAPPALLNRDNTDLRAIQTNLIVVQSDLSATSSILLMQSQALRGQITLIQAGVVVLILSLLIAGVFLIIRPYARRARREAEQLRMLSLVARYTDNAVIITDRTGRIEWVNEGFTRISGYTLDEVRGEKLGDLLQGPETDQETVAAISRAIRNGESIKTEILNYTKNGHPYWLSLDISPVYDEQHHLTHFIAIESDITHQKEMERMLRSALKESRDIMNALDQSTILSIADPEGRILEVNERFCAITGYRPDELIGKDHRIFKSGVHTPEFFADLWNTIKAGRIWRNEICNRAKDGHLFWVDTTIVPFIGDNGQPERYLAVRFDITGRKKSEEQLRASETRYRSVITAMSEGIVVMNKSGVIETCNTSAERILGLSYDQLVGRTGFDPRWEAIHEDGTPFPGEEHPIMVSLTTGRPQSDVVMGIRKPSGELIWISINSQPLCDEHGNVYAAVASFHDITARRNAEQELRFQKTLLECQTEASPDGVLVVSPDRRCLYANQRFREMWKITGSPIEQATCAASMELMLAQVCDPERVRNEIEELYANPNLTGKTEIELKDGRTFERYSAPVISSEGDYYGRVWFFRDVTERRAIERMKNEFVAVVSHELRTPLTSIRGSLGLIAGGVAGELPPRAAAMIDIALKNSERLVRLINDILDIEKIESGKMVFKMQPVVLDELVRQTIEANRGFGQQYNVQIELTATLPGVQVYVDPDRMTQVITNLISNAVKFSPPGCKVEVAIGREPQGRVRITVTDHGPGIPPEFRDRIFQKFAQADSSNTRQQGGTGLGLSISRAIVERHGGQIGFVTATGVGTTFYVDLAEYRPNTTSMPPLPTRQRAPRILICEDDPDIGALLSLILQQAGYATDVAHSLDEARDLLTQHDYRAMTLDLIWPNDDGKTFIQEVRANEKVRDLPIIVVSARASEAQITSDEQLDVVDWLPKPIDQQRLLAALQRTARRKNTGRPQILHVEDDNDVFTVISTLLADIADVHQAATLTDAQRLLQAQSFDLVILDQNLPDGSGIELLPLIEQQQPPLPVILFSVRDFEPDVTGRIAVTLVKSRNSNTELRNTVVRLLNQAAVLSSSNM; from the coding sequence ATGGCAAACATGTCTCCGATCCAACGGCTGATCCAAGCCTATATCGGTGGTCTTATCCTGATCGCACTGGCGTCGATCGGTGGGTATTGGCTCTTGACCGTCCACTCACAACGGCTGGACCAGTACGACCAGCTTCTCAACACCACCCACCAACAACAGATTCGCGCACAGCAGATCGCCTTGCTCGCCAACGAGTTGGCACTGTTTGCCGATGCCTCACAAGCAGCTTCTCTTCGAGCTGAACTGCATGTGCTCAGAGACGAACTCTGGCAAACCCATCAGCGCTTGCTCGCCGACATACCGGCTGACGTGCTCGATCATACAACCACAACCCTCGAACGATTCCTTACCTACGTCGACAACCTTGTCGCCGCACCGCCTGCGTTGCTCAACCGCGACAATACCGACCTCCGGGCGATTCAGACCAACCTCATCGTCGTTCAGAGCGATCTGAGCGCAACGAGTAGCATCTTGCTAATGCAAAGCCAGGCGTTACGCGGTCAGATTACTTTGATCCAAGCCGGTGTTGTCGTGCTGATCCTTTCACTATTGATTGCCGGGGTTTTCCTGATTATCCGACCCTACGCCCGTAGAGCACGCCGTGAAGCCGAGCAACTCCGCATGCTCTCACTGGTAGCACGTTATACCGATAATGCGGTGATTATTACCGACCGTACCGGACGGATCGAATGGGTGAACGAAGGTTTCACCCGTATCTCCGGCTACACCCTTGATGAAGTGCGTGGTGAGAAACTAGGTGATCTCCTCCAAGGACCAGAAACAGACCAAGAAACGGTCGCAGCAATTAGCCGGGCGATTCGGAATGGTGAATCGATCAAAACCGAAATCCTTAACTATACAAAAAACGGTCATCCCTATTGGTTATCACTTGACATTTCACCGGTGTACGATGAACAGCACCATCTTACTCACTTCATCGCGATAGAATCAGACATTACCCATCAGAAAGAGATGGAGCGCATGTTACGATCGGCACTCAAAGAGAGCCGTGATATTATGAATGCGCTCGATCAATCGACAATTTTATCAATTGCCGATCCCGAAGGGCGTATTCTGGAAGTAAATGAACGTTTCTGTGCAATTACCGGCTATCGACCAGATGAGTTGATCGGGAAAGATCATCGTATCTTTAAATCAGGTGTTCATACACCAGAGTTTTTTGCCGATTTGTGGAACACGATCAAGGCTGGCCGGATTTGGCGTAATGAGATCTGCAACCGGGCTAAAGATGGTCATTTGTTCTGGGTAGATACGACGATTGTCCCGTTTATCGGTGATAACGGTCAGCCCGAACGTTACCTCGCCGTGCGCTTCGACATCACCGGTCGTAAGAAGAGCGAAGAACAGTTGCGCGCCAGCGAGACGCGCTACCGTTCGGTGATTACGGCCATGAGTGAGGGCATCGTCGTTATGAATAAATCTGGTGTGATTGAGACGTGTAACACCAGCGCCGAACGCATTCTCGGCCTCAGCTACGATCAACTCGTCGGGCGCACCGGTTTCGATCCGCGTTGGGAGGCAATCCACGAAGATGGCACGCCGTTTCCCGGCGAAGAACACCCGATTATGGTTTCGCTCACCACCGGTCGCCCGCAAAGCGATGTGGTGATGGGTATCCGCAAACCAAGTGGTGAACTGATCTGGATTTCGATCAACTCACAGCCACTCTGCGACGAGCACGGGAATGTCTATGCTGCCGTCGCCAGTTTCCACGACATTACCGCCCGCCGGAATGCCGAACAAGAGCTACGTTTTCAAAAGACGTTGCTCGAATGCCAGACGGAAGCGTCACCTGATGGCGTATTGGTCGTTTCACCCGATCGGCGTTGTCTCTATGCCAACCAACGCTTCCGCGAGATGTGGAAGATAACCGGTTCCCCCATCGAGCAAGCGACATGCGCTGCCAGTATGGAACTCATGCTTGCGCAGGTCTGCGATCCTGAGCGAGTACGCAACGAAATTGAAGAGCTGTACGCGAATCCAAACCTGACCGGCAAAACGGAAATTGAATTGAAAGACGGTCGTACCTTCGAGCGCTACAGCGCACCGGTGATCAGCAGTGAAGGTGATTATTACGGACGAGTCTGGTTCTTCCGCGATGTCACCGAACGACGGGCAATCGAGCGCATGAAGAACGAGTTCGTGGCCGTTGTGTCACACGAGCTGCGCACACCACTTACGTCGATCCGCGGCTCCTTAGGCCTGATTGCCGGTGGTGTGGCCGGGGAATTGCCACCACGCGCTGCGGCAATGATCGATATTGCCTTGAAGAATAGCGAGCGTCTGGTACGCCTCATTAACGACATCCTCGACATCGAGAAGATCGAATCGGGTAAGATGGTCTTTAAGATGCAACCCGTCGTGCTCGATGAACTGGTCCGTCAGACCATCGAGGCGAACCGCGGTTTTGGTCAGCAGTACAATGTTCAGATTGAACTCACCGCTACCTTGCCCGGTGTCCAGGTCTACGTCGATCCCGACCGGATGACACAGGTCATCACAAACCTGATCTCGAATGCGGTGAAATTCTCCCCGCCGGGGTGCAAAGTCGAAGTCGCGATTGGCCGCGAACCGCAGGGACGGGTACGGATTACTGTTACCGATCACGGGCCGGGTATTCCTCCTGAGTTTCGTGATCGTATCTTCCAGAAGTTTGCGCAAGCCGATTCCTCGAACACTCGCCAGCAAGGCGGTACCGGTCTTGGTCTGAGCATTAGTCGGGCGATTGTGGAGCGCCATGGCGGACAGATCGGCTTCGTGACGGCAACCGGTGTCGGTACCACGTTCTACGTTGATTTGGCCGAATATCGTCCCAATACAACCAGTATGCCACCACTGCCAACGCGACAGCGTGCGCCACGCATCCTGATTTGTGAAGACGATCCAGACATCGGTGCCTTGCTGTCGTTGATATTACAACAGGCCGGCTATGCTACCGATGTAGCGCATTCCCTCGACGAAGCGCGTGACTTACTCACTCAACACGACTACCGGGCGATGACTCTTGATCTGATATGGCCTAACGACGATGGGAAAACTTTTATTCAAGAAGTACGCGCCAATGAAAAGGTTCGCGATTTGCCGATTATCGTAGTATCGGCCCGTGCTAGCGAAGCGCAGATCACGAGCGACGAGCAGCTTGATGTGGTAGACTGGTTACCCAAACCAATCGATCAACAACGTCTGCTCGCTGCTCTCCAACGCACAGCCCGCCGCAAGAACACCGGTCGCCCACAAATCTTGCACGTCGAAGACGATAACGATGTCTTCACCGTGATAAGCACGTTACTGGCCGATATTGCCGACGTTCATCAAGCGGCAACACTAACTGACGCTCAACGTCTCCTACAGGCGCAATCGTTTGATCTAGTTATTCTCGATCAAAACCTGCCCGATGGAAGCGGGATTGAACTCTTGCCTCTCATTGAACAGCAACAACCACCACTACCGGTCATTCTCTTTTCGGTGCGTGATTTTGAGCCTGATGTTACCGGTAGAATCGCGGTCACCCTCGTCAAATCACGCAACTCGAACACCGAATTGCGGAACACTGTGGTGCGATTGCTCAATCAGGCAGCGGTACTGTCATCGTCGAACATGTGA
- a CDS encoding helix-turn-helix domain-containing protein, translating into MKTFVSKLRPTLAQVACLSETVETCRQRYNHALSERKTAYRERGETIGFARQCAACLC; encoded by the coding sequence ATGAAGACGTTTGTCTCCAAGTTACGTCCGACACTTGCTCAAGTGGCTTGTCTTTCTGAGACGGTCGAAACCTGCCGCCAACGCTACAATCACGCTCTGAGCGAGCGCAAGACTGCCTATCGAGAACGTGGCGAGACCATCGGCTTTGCGCGTCAATGCGCAGCCTGCCTATGCTGA
- a CDS encoding aspartate aminotransferase family protein: protein MSLEQRYRQQFAGSAILAERARQRFPGGATHDGRYADPFPLFMERASGPYKWDVDDNRMIDYWCGHGALLLGHGHPLIVEAIEQQAPVSTHLGASHRLELEWADLIAELIPAAERVRFTASGSEATTLALRLARAATGKTTLVRFAGHFHGWHDALAPGADPDDPNRGVLPETLANLIILPTDLDQVEATLATRNDVAAVILEPTGASYGSIPLPADFLPGLRAITQRYGVLLIADEVVTGFRVTPGGACARAGVMPDLVCLAKIVAGGLPGGALVGRADILDLLAHDEHGPRGRIRQQGTFNANPLSAAAGIAMLRAVATGEPGAMAAQRGTMLVRMLNDVFTARRLRGWTAFGDGSIFHIFADPATDVEPGEIPQNVPLATLKRGGDTHLLHRLRMALHLNGVDLMRGRSGFVSAVHSEADIHATVAAVDAAIEMVLREED, encoded by the coding sequence ATGTCACTCGAACAACGCTACCGCCAACAGTTTGCCGGCTCGGCGATACTGGCCGAACGTGCTCGCCAGCGCTTTCCCGGCGGTGCGACCCACGATGGTCGTTACGCCGATCCGTTCCCCTTATTTATGGAACGAGCGAGTGGACCGTATAAGTGGGATGTGGATGACAATCGGATGATCGATTACTGGTGTGGTCACGGCGCGCTCTTGCTTGGTCATGGTCACCCGTTAATAGTCGAGGCAATCGAACAGCAAGCACCGGTCTCGACCCATCTCGGTGCTAGTCATCGGCTCGAACTTGAGTGGGCCGATTTGATCGCCGAACTGATACCGGCAGCCGAGCGGGTGCGATTCACCGCATCGGGTAGTGAAGCAACGACCCTCGCTCTCCGCCTCGCCCGTGCAGCCACCGGTAAAACAACGCTGGTCCGGTTTGCCGGCCATTTTCACGGTTGGCACGATGCGCTCGCACCCGGCGCCGATCCCGACGACCCCAACCGGGGTGTGTTGCCGGAAACACTGGCCAACTTGATTATCTTACCCACCGATCTCGATCAGGTTGAGGCAACACTCGCGACACGTAACGATGTTGCAGCCGTGATCCTCGAGCCAACCGGTGCTTCTTACGGTTCAATCCCTCTACCCGCCGATTTTTTACCCGGCTTACGTGCGATTACCCAGCGGTATGGCGTCTTACTGATTGCCGATGAGGTGGTCACCGGTTTTCGGGTCACACCCGGCGGCGCTTGCGCCCGTGCCGGTGTGATGCCCGATCTGGTTTGTTTGGCCAAGATTGTGGCAGGCGGTTTACCGGGTGGGGCGTTAGTCGGACGTGCTGATATTCTCGATCTGCTGGCTCACGATGAACACGGGCCACGCGGCAGGATCCGTCAGCAGGGCACCTTCAACGCTAACCCACTCTCGGCAGCCGCCGGTATTGCCATGCTGCGCGCGGTTGCGACCGGCGAACCCGGCGCGATGGCGGCACAACGCGGTACAATGCTGGTGCGAATGCTCAACGATGTCTTCACTGCCCGCCGACTGCGTGGTTGGACGGCGTTTGGCGATGGATCCATTTTTCACATCTTCGCCGATCCGGCTACCGATGTCGAGCCGGGGGAGATTCCACAGAACGTCCCCCTGGCAACGTTAAAACGTGGTGGCGACACCCACCTCTTGCACCGATTGCGGATGGCACTTCACTTGAACGGGGTTGACCTCATGCGTGGCCGCAGTGGGTTCGTGTCGGCGGTGCATAGCGAAGCAGATATACACGCGACCGTCGCGGCGGTGGATGCGGCAATTGAGATGGTATTGCGTGAGGAAGATTAG
- a CDS encoding response regulator, which yields MKPPTLLIVDDDDAVAEMIELMLRNAGYEVRRAASGEEALQQIFKSPPDALICDVLLPGIDGYTLCKRVRQHPLTRMLPILMLTAQGDISAKIAGFEAGANDYLAKPFEPPELVYRVKNLLTRFTGETPSTPLPRGKIIAVFGAKGGVGKTTIAVSLALAIRLRTRKRVIIVDADLTFGDVAVHLNIAPTRSIVDIVRGGDEIEQEMVTQVLLSHPSGLQALLAPPRPEEAELVNAEHMTRILDLLAVSADYVIVDCQTSYDDRTLSVFDRADHVLLVITPEIGPLKNTSLFLTLANQLGIDQQAISIVLNRANSGVGIGVGEIERVLRRKINFHVISGGQPVVTAVNRGTPLILEQPKHPFVQQILYLGDQLIKQLDTKSTGQTATPVS from the coding sequence ATGAAACCGCCAACGCTACTCATCGTTGATGATGATGATGCCGTCGCTGAAATGATCGAACTGATGTTGCGCAACGCCGGTTATGAGGTACGGCGGGCGGCCAGTGGCGAAGAGGCGTTGCAACAGATTTTTAAATCGCCACCCGATGCACTTATCTGTGATGTGCTCTTACCGGGCATCGATGGGTACACACTGTGCAAGCGTGTGCGTCAGCACCCCCTGACGAGAATGCTGCCGATTCTCATGCTGACCGCGCAAGGTGATATTAGTGCTAAGATTGCCGGTTTCGAGGCGGGCGCCAATGATTATCTGGCAAAACCGTTTGAACCGCCTGAGCTAGTCTATCGGGTCAAAAATCTGTTAACCCGCTTTACCGGTGAAACGCCAAGTACCCCACTACCACGCGGCAAAATCATCGCCGTGTTTGGTGCGAAAGGTGGTGTTGGCAAAACGACGATCGCCGTCTCATTAGCACTGGCGATCCGCTTGCGCACCCGAAAACGGGTGATCATTGTTGACGCCGACCTCACCTTCGGCGACGTCGCGGTCCATCTTAACATCGCACCGACGCGCAGTATTGTCGATATTGTGCGTGGTGGAGACGAGATCGAACAAGAGATGGTCACCCAGGTGTTGTTATCTCACCCCTCAGGCTTACAGGCGTTGTTGGCGCCACCACGCCCCGAAGAGGCCGAGTTAGTGAACGCCGAACACATGACGCGGATTCTTGACTTGTTGGCGGTAAGTGCTGATTATGTGATCGTCGATTGCCAAACGAGTTATGATGATCGGACACTCTCGGTGTTTGATCGGGCCGATCATGTGTTGTTAGTAATCACGCCTGAAATCGGTCCACTCAAAAATACGAGCCTCTTCCTTACCTTAGCGAACCAATTGGGGATCGACCAACAAGCGATCAGTATTGTCTTGAATCGAGCTAACTCCGGCGTGGGAATTGGGGTTGGTGAGATCGAGCGTGTCCTACGCCGCAAGATCAATTTTCACGTCATCAGTGGTGGTCAACCGGTCGTCACGGCCGTCAATCGCGGTACACCTCTCATTCTCGAACAACCGAAACATCCTTTCGTGCAACAGATTTTGTACCTTGGCGATCAACTCATCAAGCAGTTAGATACCAAATCAACCGGCCAGACTGCCACACCGGTGTCCTGA
- the tnpA gene encoding IS200/IS605 family transposase has product MKQMYHSNDPCVSLINSHLVWCPKRRQKMVGDRRTTRLDELMRETASELECAMVALEIMPDHLPPVVSATPHWVPNHIVGRFKGKTSRIVRQEFPFLQRMPSLGTRSYVWSTTGHVSADTIRRYSEAQRTRG; this is encoded by the coding sequence ATGAAACAGATGTACCACTCCAACGATCCGTGCGTGTCGCTCATCAACTCCCATCTGGTCTGGTGCCCCAAGCGGCGACAGAAGATGGTAGGTGACCGCCGAACAACACGCCTGGATGAACTGATGCGTGAGACGGCGTCTGAGCTGGAGTGTGCGATGGTGGCGCTTGAAATCATGCCTGACCATCTCCCTCCGGTTGTTTCGGCAACGCCGCACTGGGTACCCAACCACATCGTTGGGCGGTTCAAGGGCAAAACCAGCCGCATCGTGCGACAGGAGTTTCCTTTCCTGCAACGCATGCCGTCCTTGGGGACTCGTTCGTATGTCTGGTCAACGACCGGACACGTTTCCGCCGATACCATCCGGCGGTATAGCGAAGCGCAGCGCACACGCGGATGA
- a CDS encoding response regulator: MKPDPAEQFEALRRRYAAQISDRIQAIFDAWHRLEQSGWDNSIGTETRQLAHRLAGSAAMFGFADLGAVAREIDIGLKEWLENGRPLDAMVRHHLAQQIALLQRMLRDGNATAILPPALEPPSAAPSSLPSEAVPVPESPPAPPLPTSPPLPPLTAAVQEARSHPHSIIIVEDDQAFAANLSEQLRLFNYDVHVFHDLEGLSTVVRALNPAAIVMDVIFPNGDLAGIEAIAAVQRERTTPLPVIFVSQRDDFAARLAAVRSGGHAYFTKPVDAGRLIDAIDRLTGSEENQPLRVLIVDDDADFGQQCVQSLEAAGMIARAIADPRETLEQLQAFQPDLVILDMYMPLCNGKELASIIRQQDRYVALPIVFLSAETNRQQQQSALSLGADDFLAKPISPSELVAAISARAQRARHIRRFLIRDSLTGLLNHQAVEEELAREFARAERLNQPLAIAIIDLDHFKRINDSYGHVVGDQVLRSFARLLQQRLRKSDLIGRHGGEEFLIALPNTSLVEARTLIDTVRSSFAALRHYGPAGMFSVTLSAGIAGYPQHRSQIGMMQAADQALYQAKREGRNRVVVDTTGQESVPIVKERSEIPSTVLAPTWRALVISANGIQRRLLRQALGAHGLMYDMIDNVERAFTYEAPIPPNLLLVDMTQIEGQRTSHLVLLRERFEQARIITVAPVAAEPRAATTVAFGADDYLLTPLASGRLDGPT; the protein is encoded by the coding sequence ATGAAACCGGATCCCGCTGAACAGTTTGAAGCGTTACGACGCCGATACGCAGCACAAATTTCCGACCGCATTCAGGCCATTTTCGATGCGTGGCATCGGCTTGAGCAGAGTGGATGGGACAATAGCATCGGTACCGAGACACGGCAACTGGCCCACCGGTTAGCCGGCTCTGCTGCTATGTTCGGTTTTGCCGATCTGGGTGCTGTTGCCCGCGAGATCGATATTGGCCTGAAAGAGTGGCTCGAAAACGGGCGGCCACTCGATGCAATGGTCCGTCACCATCTTGCCCAGCAGATCGCACTCTTGCAGCGGATGTTACGTGATGGTAACGCCACTGCGATACTGCCACCAGCCCTTGAGCCACCTTCGGCAGCACCGTCGTCATTACCATCCGAAGCTGTCCCGGTCCCGGAATCGCCTCCTGCTCCACCATTGCCGACATCGCCGCCATTACCCCCATTGACAGCAGCAGTGCAAGAGGCCCGTAGCCACCCCCATTCGATCATTATTGTCGAGGATGATCAGGCATTCGCCGCCAATTTAAGCGAACAACTGCGTCTCTTTAACTACGATGTTCATGTCTTCCACGATCTCGAAGGACTGTCGACCGTGGTGCGAGCACTGAACCCGGCGGCGATTGTGATGGATGTCATCTTCCCCAACGGCGATCTGGCCGGCATCGAAGCTATCGCCGCCGTTCAGCGTGAGCGTACCACCCCGCTCCCGGTTATCTTTGTGTCACAGCGCGATGATTTTGCAGCCCGCCTGGCCGCAGTTCGCAGCGGTGGTCATGCTTACTTCACCAAACCGGTTGATGCCGGACGGTTGATCGATGCCATCGACCGTCTCACCGGCTCAGAAGAGAATCAACCACTGCGCGTGTTGATCGTCGACGATGACGCCGACTTTGGTCAGCAATGTGTCCAAAGTTTAGAAGCGGCCGGCATGATCGCGCGGGCAATTGCCGACCCCCGCGAAACGCTCGAACAATTACAAGCATTTCAACCGGATTTAGTCATTCTCGATATGTATATGCCGCTCTGCAACGGCAAAGAACTGGCCAGTATCATCCGCCAACAAGATCGTTACGTTGCACTACCGATTGTCTTTCTCTCGGCAGAAACCAATCGCCAACAACAACAATCGGCACTATCACTCGGTGCCGACGATTTTCTCGCCAAGCCGATCAGTCCATCAGAACTTGTCGCTGCCATCTCGGCTCGTGCTCAACGTGCGCGACATATCCGCCGTTTTCTCATCCGTGATAGCCTGACCGGCCTCCTCAACCATCAGGCGGTTGAAGAGGAACTGGCCCGCGAGTTTGCCCGTGCCGAACGACTGAATCAGCCATTGGCGATTGCCATTATCGATCTCGATCACTTCAAACGGATTAACGACTCGTATGGTCACGTCGTCGGTGACCAAGTTTTGCGGAGCTTTGCCCGCTTACTCCAACAACGCTTGCGCAAGAGTGATTTGATCGGGCGGCACGGCGGAGAAGAATTCTTAATTGCGTTGCCGAATACTTCATTAGTTGAGGCACGCACACTAATCGACACCGTGCGCAGCAGTTTTGCGGCATTACGCCACTATGGGCCGGCAGGTATGTTCAGTGTGACGCTCAGCGCCGGTATTGCCGGCTATCCACAGCATCGCAGTCAGATTGGCATGATGCAAGCAGCCGATCAAGCACTCTATCAGGCCAAACGGGAGGGACGCAACCGGGTTGTAGTTGATACCACCGGTCAAGAGTCGGTACCGATTGTTAAAGAACGATCGGAGATACCGTCAACTGTGCTCGCACCCACTTGGCGCGCACTCGTTATCAGCGCCAACGGGATTCAACGGCGATTGCTCCGGCAAGCTCTCGGCGCGCATGGTCTGATGTACGATATGATCGACAACGTCGAGCGTGCGTTCACCTACGAAGCGCCGATTCCACCCAACCTCTTGTTGGTGGATATGACCCAAATTGAAGGTCAACGCACCTCACACCTCGTTCTACTCCGTGAACGATTTGAGCAGGCGCGGATTATCACGGTTGCACCGGTTGCCGCCGAACCGCGTGCTGCCACGACGGTGGCATTCGGCGCCGATGATTATCTCTTGACTCCGCTCGCTTCCGGGCGCCTTGACGGCCCTACTTGA
- a CDS encoding response regulator translates to MAFLQKILFVEDDPDIQMVAQLALEAVGGYTVQMCSSGMEALAVAEQFAPDLILLDVMMPGMDGPTTLAELRKKPTLANTPVVFMTARVQRHEIEQYLELGAADVISKPFDPMTLSSQVAAIWTKAHETGSR, encoded by the coding sequence ATGGCTTTCCTTCAAAAAATCTTGTTTGTTGAAGACGATCCCGATATTCAGATGGTGGCACAGCTTGCCCTCGAAGCAGTCGGGGGCTATACCGTGCAGATGTGTAGCTCCGGGATGGAGGCACTGGCCGTCGCCGAGCAGTTTGCCCCCGATCTCATTTTGCTCGATGTGATGATGCCGGGGATGGATGGGCCAACTACCCTCGCCGAACTACGCAAGAAGCCGACGCTGGCCAATACACCGGTCGTCTTCATGACGGCCCGGGTTCAGCGACACGAAATCGAACAGTATCTGGAGCTAGGCGCTGCCGATGTCATCTCAAAACCATTCGATCCGATGACGTTATCAAGCCAAGTTGCAGCAATCTGGACGAAAGCCCATGAAACCGGATCCCGCTGA
- a CDS encoding metallophosphoesterase family protein, whose amino-acid sequence MRILILSDIHSNLVALETVLADAGSFDTLWCLGDTIGYGPAPNECIELMQQHATIMLTGNHDLACLGKISLDDFNPDARRANLWNGAQLKPANREWMLPLSPARSANNRYYLAHGSPREPIWEYLLMPSQAIANLEWFREPVCFIGHSHVQFAFRCPNGEERCERIMPDTNTQIVLNDDARYFINPGSVGQPRDHDPRAAYAILDTETNTLTFKRVAYDIQRTQEQMRRYGLPAALIYRLSVGM is encoded by the coding sequence ATGCGGATCTTGATCCTCTCTGATATCCACTCAAATCTTGTCGCACTCGAAACTGTTTTAGCCGATGCCGGTTCATTTGATACGTTGTGGTGTCTTGGGGATACGATTGGCTATGGTCCTGCCCCCAATGAATGTATTGAGTTGATGCAACAACACGCAACGATAATGCTCACCGGCAATCATGATTTAGCGTGTCTGGGCAAGATTAGTCTTGACGACTTTAACCCTGATGCCCGCCGGGCGAACCTCTGGAACGGTGCGCAACTGAAACCGGCAAACCGTGAATGGATGTTGCCACTTTCCCCAGCCCGATCCGCCAATAACCGTTATTACCTGGCCCACGGTAGCCCGCGTGAACCGATCTGGGAATATCTGCTCATGCCCTCGCAAGCGATAGCCAATCTCGAATGGTTCCGCGAACCGGTCTGCTTTATCGGTCATTCGCACGTCCAATTCGCCTTTCGTTGCCCCAACGGCGAAGAACGCTGCGAACGGATTATGCCCGATACAAATACCCAAATCGTGTTGAACGACGATGCGCGTTATTTTATCAATCCCGGTAGCGTAGGCCAACCTCGCGATCACGATCCGCGGGCGGCGTATGCCATCCTCGACACCGAAACAAACACTCTGACCTTTAAGCGGGTTGCCTACGATATCCAACGTACTCAAGAGCAGATGCGTCGTTACGGACTCCCGGCAGCTCTCATTTATCGCCTCAGTGTAGGGATGTAA
- a CDS encoding RNA-guided endonuclease InsQ/TnpB family protein translates to MLKREVPHLQRVHSQVVQDVVRRGDRAFQAFVRRVNAGEKAGYPRCKGQGRYDSFTYPRWGNGVKREQGRFVLSKIGALRLHNDRPVEGTPNICIIVRNADGWYAHIVCAVAPSPLSPTGRSVGIDVGRESFATLSNGVQIANPRHYRVAERTLKQAQRRLSRRVKGSNRSRKARTLLANAHLKVKRARWDFAHTIARAPVNEDDHLAVEKLNIRGMVRNHPLAKSISDAGWGIFLNILLAKAARAGRVVVAVNPAGTSHICARCGEFVPKRLAVRWHSCP, encoded by the coding sequence ATGCTGAAACGGGAGGTGCCGCATCTGCAGCGTGTCCACTCTCAAGTGGTGCAGGATGTCGTGCGTCGAGGAGACCGCGCGTTTCAAGCGTTCGTTCGGCGGGTGAACGCCGGTGAAAAGGCGGGGTATCCGCGCTGCAAAGGGCAGGGCCGGTACGATAGCTTCACCTATCCCCGGTGGGGCAACGGCGTCAAGCGGGAGCAGGGACGGTTTGTTCTCTCCAAAATCGGCGCTCTCCGGCTGCACAACGATCGCCCGGTTGAGGGCACGCCAAACATCTGTATCATCGTTCGCAACGCGGATGGATGGTACGCACACATCGTGTGTGCTGTTGCACCGTCGCCGCTCTCACCAACCGGCAGGTCGGTAGGGATTGATGTTGGACGTGAGTCGTTTGCAACGCTGTCGAACGGCGTGCAGATTGCCAACCCACGCCACTATCGCGTCGCCGAACGCACGCTGAAACAAGCACAACGGCGGCTTTCTCGTCGCGTGAAGGGCAGCAATCGCTCCCGTAAGGCACGCACGTTGCTTGCGAACGCTCACCTGAAGGTCAAGCGGGCGCGATGGGATTTCGCCCACACAATCGCCCGCGCACCGGTCAATGAGGATGACCATCTTGCGGTTGAGAAACTGAACATTCGGGGGATGGTACGGAACCATCCCCTTGCCAAATCGATCTCCGACGCCGGATGGGGCATCTTTCTAAATATCCTGCTCGCCAAGGCTGCACGTGCTGGGCGAGTCGTGGTGGCAGTCAACCCTGCCGGAACGTCGCACATATGCGCGCGCTGTGGCGAGTTCGTCCCCAAACGGCTTGCCGTTCGTTGGCACTCCTGCCCATAG